The following proteins are co-located in the Fructilactobacillus carniphilus genome:
- the rsmH gene encoding 16S rRNA (cytosine(1402)-N(4))-methyltransferase RsmH, which translates to MTEFKHETVLLHEAVAGLNVHPTGVYVDCTLGGGGHSALILSQLTTGHLYAFDQDQTAITYNETHLRPYLQEQEVTFIHDNFRHLKADLAAQGVRDVDGIVYDLGVSSPQFDDAERGFSYQRDARLDMRMDQRQSLDAYQVVNQWPYEDLVRIFFRYGEEKFSKQIARKIERERQQQSIETTTQLAELVKSAIPAAARRHGGNPAKRVFQAIRIAVNDELGALEESLEQALTLLKPHGRLAVITFQSLEDRLVKRIFKEQTTIPDLPPNLPVIPAELEPHFQLVAKKPIRPSTVEQTENHRSHSAKLRIIERIK; encoded by the coding sequence ATGACCGAATTTAAGCACGAAACAGTATTATTACACGAAGCCGTAGCTGGATTAAACGTCCATCCAACTGGCGTCTATGTGGACTGTACCCTAGGTGGGGGCGGACATAGTGCTTTGATTTTGTCGCAGCTGACCACGGGACATTTATATGCGTTTGATCAAGACCAAACCGCCATTACCTACAATGAAACGCACCTGCGTCCTTATTTACAGGAACAAGAGGTGACCTTCATTCACGATAACTTTCGCCATTTAAAAGCAGATTTAGCTGCTCAAGGAGTTCGGGACGTGGACGGAATCGTGTATGACCTCGGGGTTTCTTCGCCCCAATTTGATGATGCCGAACGGGGCTTTAGCTATCAACGAGACGCTCGCTTAGATATGCGGATGGATCAGCGGCAAAGTTTAGACGCCTACCAAGTAGTCAACCAGTGGCCTTATGAGGATTTAGTGCGCATTTTCTTTCGATACGGGGAAGAAAAGTTCTCCAAGCAGATTGCCCGTAAAATTGAACGAGAGCGCCAACAACAATCCATTGAAACGACGACCCAGCTAGCCGAGTTAGTGAAGTCAGCGATTCCGGCTGCTGCGCGGCGACATGGCGGAAACCCGGCTAAACGGGTTTTTCAAGCCATTCGGATTGCAGTTAATGATGAACTGGGAGCCCTAGAGGAATCGTTGGAACAGGCGTTAACGCTTTTAAAACCGCACGGACGCTTAGCCGTCATTACGTTTCAGTCATTGGAAGATCGCTTGGTCAAACGAATTTTTAAAGAGCAAACCACGATTCCGGATTTGCCTCCCAACTTACCGGTGATTCCGGCGGAGTTGGAGCCGCACTTCCAGCTCGTTGCCAAAAAACCAATTCGACCAAGTACGGTAGAACAGACTGAAAATCATCGTTCTCACAGCGCCAAGTTACGCATTATTGAAAGAATCAAGTAG